From Lolium perenne isolate Kyuss_39 chromosome 5, Kyuss_2.0, whole genome shotgun sequence, a single genomic window includes:
- the LOC127303596 gene encoding uncharacterized mitochondrial protein AtMg00810-like, which translates to MFLSQHQYALEILDRANMLNCHSVSTPVDARSKLSITDGSPFPDPSLYRSLADALQYLTLTRPDITYAVNQVCLFMHKPTTAHFGLIKRILRYLKGTPHFGLQLFRSSAHDLVAYSDADWAGCPDTRRSTSGFCVFLGDNLISWSSKRQATVSRSSAEAEYRAVTNCVAECCWLRQLLEELRRPPRKSTVVYCDNVSAVYLSSNPVQHQRTKHVEIDLHFVRDKVTLGEVRVLHVPTTSQFADVFTKGLPSPVFNDFRFSLNIVPSHVQSEGGC; encoded by the coding sequence ATGTTCCTGTCCCAACACCAATACGCGCTTGAAATCTTGGATCGGGCCAATATGCTCAATTGCCACTCTGTATCCACTCCCGTCGATGCTCGGTCTAAACTGTCAATCACTGACGGTTCTCCGTTCCCTGACCCATCACTGTATCGAAGCTTGGCCGACGCCCTGCAATACCTCACGCTCACCCGTCCCGACATCACCTATGCTGTGAACCAAGTGTGCCTGTTCATGCACAAACCCACCACCGCCCACTTTGGTCTTATCAAAAGAATCCTTCGATATCTCAAGGGCACACCACACTTTGGTCTTCAGTTGTTTCGCTCTTCAGCGCATGATCTCGTTGCATACAGTGATGCAGATTGGGCGGGGTGCCCCGACACACGCCGATCAACCTCGGGTTTCTGCGTGTTCCTCGGCGACAACTTGATCTCCTGGTCCTCAAAACGACAAGCAACTGTCTCTCGGTCGAGCGCGGAAGCCGAATATCGAGCTGTTACAAATTGTGTCGCCGAGTGCTGCTGGCTGCGGCAATTACTGGAAGAGCTTCGTCGCCCTCCGCGCAAATCCACTGTCGTGTATTGCGACAATGTCAGTGCAGTATATCTCTCCTCCAATCCAGTACAACACCAGCGCACCAAGCACGTGGAGATTGATCTTCACTTTGTTCGGGACAAAGTCACCTTGGGAGAAGTCCGCGTTCTTCATGTGCCCACTACGTCGCAGTTTGCCGATGTGTTTACCAAAGGACTACCGTCGCCAGTCTTCAATGACTTTAGGTTCAGCCTGAACATTGTTCCCTCCCATGTTCAGTCTGAGGGGGGCTGTTGA